In Anser cygnoides isolate HZ-2024a breed goose chromosome Z, Taihu_goose_T2T_genome, whole genome shotgun sequence, a genomic segment contains:
- the TNFAIP8 gene encoding tumor necrosis factor alpha-induced protein 8 isoform X2, with protein sequence MATDVFNSKSLAIQAQKKILGKMVSKSIATTLIDDTSSDVLDELYRVTKEYTQNKKEAEKIIKNLIKIVLKLAILYRNNQFNQDEIALMEKFKKKVHQLAKTVVSFHQVDYTFDRNFLSKLLNDCRELLHQIIQRHLTAKSHGRVNNVFDHFSDCEFLAALYNPFGPYKLHLQKLCDGVNKMLDEGNI encoded by the exons A tggcCACCGATGTCTTCAATTCCAAAAGTTTGGCCATTCAGGCCCAGAAGAAGATCCTTGGAAAAATGGTATCCAAATCAATAGCAACTACGTTGATAGATGATACAAGCAGTGATGTTTTAGATGAGCTTTACAGAGTGACAAAGgaatacacacaaaataaaaaggaagcagagaagaTCATTAAAAACCTCATTAAAATAGTCCTCAAATTGGCGATCCTGTACAGGAACAACCAATTTAATCAGGATGAAATAGCATTGATGGAGAAATTCAAGAAGAAAGTTCATCAGCTGGCTAAGACCGTGGTCAGTTTCCATCAGGTGGATTATACCTTTGACAGGAATTTTTTGTCCAAACTGTTAAATGACTGTAGAGAGCTACTTCACCAGATCATTCAGCGTCACCTAACTGCAAAGTCACATGGACGGGTGAACAACGTGTTTGATCACTTCTCTGATTGTGAATTTTTGGCTGCCTTGTACAATCCCTTTGGACCTTATAAACTCCATTTGCAGAAACTTTGTGATGGTGTCAACAAAATGCTAGATGAGGGGAACATATAA
- the TNFAIP8 gene encoding tumor necrosis factor alpha-induced protein 8 isoform X3 — protein MATDVFNSKSLAIQAQKKILGKMVSKSIATTLIDDTSSDVLDELYRVTKEYTQNKKEAEKIIKNLIKIVLKLAILYRNNQFNQDEIALMEKFKKKVHQLAKTVVSFHQVDYTFDRNFLSKLLNDCRELLHQIIQRHLTAKSHGRVNNVFDHFSDCEFLAALYNPFGPYKLHLQKLCDGVNKMLDEGNI, from the coding sequence tggcCACCGATGTCTTCAATTCCAAAAGTTTGGCCATTCAGGCCCAGAAGAAGATCCTTGGAAAAATGGTATCCAAATCAATAGCAACTACGTTGATAGATGATACAAGCAGTGATGTTTTAGATGAGCTTTACAGAGTGACAAAGgaatacacacaaaataaaaaggaagcagagaagaTCATTAAAAACCTCATTAAAATAGTCCTCAAATTGGCGATCCTGTACAGGAACAACCAATTTAATCAGGATGAAATAGCATTGATGGAGAAATTCAAGAAGAAAGTTCATCAGCTGGCTAAGACCGTGGTCAGTTTCCATCAGGTGGATTATACCTTTGACAGGAATTTTTTGTCCAAACTGTTAAATGACTGTAGAGAGCTACTTCACCAGATCATTCAGCGTCACCTAACTGCAAAGTCACATGGACGGGTGAACAACGTGTTTGATCACTTCTCTGATTGTGAATTTTTGGCTGCCTTGTACAATCCCTTTGGACCTTATAAACTCCATTTGCAGAAACTTTGTGATGGTGTCAACAAAATGCTAGATGAGGGGAACATATAA
- the TNFAIP8 gene encoding tumor necrosis factor alpha-induced protein 8 isoform X1: MSSEADESREVATDVFNSKSLAIQAQKKILGKMVSKSIATTLIDDTSSDVLDELYRVTKEYTQNKKEAEKIIKNLIKIVLKLAILYRNNQFNQDEIALMEKFKKKVHQLAKTVVSFHQVDYTFDRNFLSKLLNDCRELLHQIIQRHLTAKSHGRVNNVFDHFSDCEFLAALYNPFGPYKLHLQKLCDGVNKMLDEGNI; encoded by the coding sequence tggcCACCGATGTCTTCAATTCCAAAAGTTTGGCCATTCAGGCCCAGAAGAAGATCCTTGGAAAAATGGTATCCAAATCAATAGCAACTACGTTGATAGATGATACAAGCAGTGATGTTTTAGATGAGCTTTACAGAGTGACAAAGgaatacacacaaaataaaaaggaagcagagaagaTCATTAAAAACCTCATTAAAATAGTCCTCAAATTGGCGATCCTGTACAGGAACAACCAATTTAATCAGGATGAAATAGCATTGATGGAGAAATTCAAGAAGAAAGTTCATCAGCTGGCTAAGACCGTGGTCAGTTTCCATCAGGTGGATTATACCTTTGACAGGAATTTTTTGTCCAAACTGTTAAATGACTGTAGAGAGCTACTTCACCAGATCATTCAGCGTCACCTAACTGCAAAGTCACATGGACGGGTGAACAACGTGTTTGATCACTTCTCTGATTGTGAATTTTTGGCTGCCTTGTACAATCCCTTTGGACCTTATAAACTCCATTTGCAGAAACTTTGTGATGGTGTCAACAAAATGCTAGATGAGGGGAACATATAA